tattattatataatttttgttttttttcattaattatccttgtttaatattactactgcatccaaactcatatttacatacacacacatatactgtatatgtatacacgtacatgtagtacctatatcattggtattACCTTTtctccgacttaagaacaaatcgacttgcgaacggtcgtctgtaaccaattgtgttcgttagttggggacttagtgtatataattttatataataaatgatatatatatatgaatgtatatactgtatacacggTGATTTAAGAGTCcctattttaaaacatttactaTTTATGaacaacttttttatttttatttttttacaagacATGGATATGAGAGTAAAGCAATTGGCCTGAGGTTTTATTTCAAATTCCATAGGACACCAGAATTTCCTAGCAGCTTCTCAACTGATTTCATCAGGAATTCTTGCGGAATGGGAAGCAAAGCTCGTATTTTGTAGAACTTCCAGATTTCAAACACAATAACcaatctgaaaaacaaaaaacagactaAAGTGTCatacacataaaaaacaaacaaaaaattagaaaaaaaaaatattttcaaaataggGAGTTACTTTTCAATCCCCCTgtatattatacaattatatCTTTTAAAAGAATGTAGCATGTAGATTAAAAATAAGTTATGTACATAGGCAAAAATCTATATATGcaaaaacatgccaaaaaaaatgtatatatatttttaacaatgtaaTTACGTGTCtagactttagggacaccctcTGTAACGCATCGAATCCTTCAACTAGTTGTAGCACAGAGCCAAACAACAGCTTGTCAGAAACAACATTTATTAATGGTTGAAATAAATACTCCATTAAATGCATGGTCACAACACATTAAAAGTACTAGGTGGAGACGAATAAtgtgtgaacaaaaaaaaaaaatcaatggcaCATACGCACAGCAGCTTTTACCAAGTAGGGCTTCACACACCAAATGAAAAGATGCTGGAGCAGGTTAGTCCCTGGTAGCTTCACACAGCAAGGAGACATCCACCCCTACATTGAGGCCAGCTTTTTCACCGGCGCTGAAAACTGAGGTAAACTTTTCAGGTTGGAAGGTTCTGTCAGTTTGTGAAGAGCTCACATCGGGTCGATGGAAGTGGTCTCGGATTAAAGTCACATCCAGCGTGACGTAAAACCCTACAGAGGTGCTCATCGACATGTCGCTACACTTCAGGTACACACGACAGACCTTTAGCAGTGCTAAACCGAGCCTCTTTGGTTTCAGGACAGAGTGAGACCTCGTCGTCTCCTCTCTGAACTAATTCACAGAATGAGAGTTGACTGGCGGCAGAGTCCTCGGCGAGGAGCGCTCTCTGAGGGCCTGAGTGAGCAGGGTGCAGCCGTCTGATATAGCGCACGCAGAGTTCCGCAGGCGCTCCCGGTAGTCGGCCATTTTGGAGCTGCTCTCGGGGTGCTGGGCGACGTCCCTGAGTCCCTGGGTGAGGAGGACACACGCCGAAACCACGCTCATGGCGCCCCCCAACACTGCAGTTTGTACACCCTTGCCTTCAGTGGAGATACTCGCAGCTCTTCCCAGGAACTGCGGCTCCGTGGCGAACCCGACCAGAGCATTGACAGCGTGGACCAGAGCGGCGCTGAAAAGGACACAGCGGTTCCTGGTGAGCTCACCTGGCTGAGTCTTGATCTCTTTCACGCACGCCAAGAAGGCGGTGCCGCTGGTGCTCATGCTCTTGACGCTCAGCTTGAACTGCTCTTTGGCAAAGCGGTCTCTGGACCTCTCGCTGGCCAGTGACGAGATGTCTGTCAGAGTCTTGAGGTTGGTGGAGATGTTCTGGGAGAGCTCCAGGAGGAGCTGAGGGGTGAGATCCGGCAGGGAGGTCGCTCGGAGGACACCGCAGCTTTGTTCAACCTCGTGACGACAGCGAGTCACTTTGTAGCGGTCCACGAGGCCTGGCGAGCAAGGCTGCGAGCCGGCGGTCTCCACCGCCGCCAGATACGCTGCGTGGGCCGAGCACTCGGTCAACGAAACCACCAAATCGGCCATCTCTGACAGGCGGTCCCCCACCTCGGTGAATCTGCCCATGTTGAGCTGGCTCTGGATGTCATGTGTGAGGATCGAGAGCTCTTTGGTCCGTGCAATGACCGTGTCGCGGCACTGGTCGAAGGTGTCGGCCAACGCCACGCCCTCAGAAGTCATCACCGGCCTGGTCTCGCTGGACAGCAGGAGGAGGTCGGCCACCAGCTGCATCTTGGCCTTGCACGCGTCACAGACGGACGAGAGACGCTTCCTCTGCTGCAGACTGCCACCGGGGGTGCCGGTGGATCCCTCGCCAGCCGACTTGCCAGAACCCCCGCTCGCCATGATGGGGGAGTGGTCACGCTGCTCTTCTGTTAAGGTTACGTTTCTACTGCTGCCCCAAATTGCATTGTTCCGTTTAAGACATTTCTATATTAGCCTCTACTCACGGACTTAAAATTGAAACACTGgccaaaatataaaattaaaagtCTTCCTTTGATTCCTTCAAAGTACGGCAAATGAAGTGGACATTCTATGCTGACACAGGATTTACAAAGGAAAAAGTTgatgaaacacaaaacaaaaaaactgcattaGTCAAATGGCATTGTTGGGTTACTTTCACCCAAATCTAAATGATTATCTGCCATATTCCCAGAATGCTTTACCTCAgtcattaataataaatcaaactCTAAATGCCCTGAATTCAAAGTGTCACTGTAGTCACAGGTTGGATTTCAAACGAAACTGCAGTGTGGACTAAATGCCTTCCATATGGCAAAGATTctatgatatattttttgcacAACAAACACTTGGAATTCAATCTGCTTCTGTGTTATTTAGTCAAATTAGATGTCTAAAAACGTTGTCAGATACCGTATTGAAGTGTCCTCAACAGGATATCATTTTATGTCCACTCTTATCAGAGCTGACGGTGTGGAGCGGCACCTCGCCCAACTGCTTCCCCGGCCTGGCACACTCATGCTGGGTACACACCGGGCACCACCCGGGCGGCTCTCCCTCCGGCACCATCGTTCCATGAATCCCGCTCACGTCAAATCAATCCAAACGGTTAAAGTCCATCCACGCGTCGATCCAGTTTCAACCTGGTGTTGTTCACACACAAGTTACAAGCTAGCTCCGGTCTGCTGGACTCCATTTGCACCGTCCGGATGTCCACCTCCTCCTCGCAGTCTTAACGCGGGACCACGGCGCCGGGTAGCTCGCGTCGCCTCGGTGTCCTCTCACTTTGTGTATCCATGCCGCTAGGTGGTCCTCCGGGGTGGTCCACTAGCGAGGACAGGCGGTCTTGAAGTGTGTTCGGGTTCGGAAGAACTGTCCGTTATTCCCGCACATACAAAGTGCTGCTCCCGCTGAAGACCGACGAGGAAGCGGGGAGGGTGTGGTCGCACTGGACGGAGCCAACTTGGAAGAAACACTTTCATACAGGGAAGAACTCGACTACGACCAAGTGTCCTCGACGTTAAAGAGTCAGATAAAGTGAGTCCAAGAGGGGCATGTCCACGGAAGACGTTCAATGATGAAGACTTTGCTGTAACCCACTCTGCCATGAGACATCCCCTTGGCGTCAAGTGTACGCTGACGCAGCTCACACAGACCGGatgtttggcttttcaaaataaagacaCATGCGTCAATCGTACTTCCGTTTCAAATGAAGTGATTTATATGGTTTCACGAAGTTTAGGATTGTTATAAACCCCATGCAGTTCGCAAAATTAGACATATTAGATATTATGCTAATTTGCACAAAACTAAAATGTTTTGCTCAGACAGATTAGCGCACATATCGAtctacattggattgctttaATCAAGAGGGCCTTTGCAGCCTTTAACTTTTATGTATGTGACCCTCAGTGgataaaagtttggacactcctgtccTACACAAATAAATCTAACGATTTTATTTCAAATGCTGGACTTGTTTTTATGATTGCGTAAAGTTTCAGAACATTATATTATGGACGTCATATAGTTAAGCATTTATAACCAGTTTTTATTTGAATATCATTTAGCTGAAAATGAAAAGTGAACTGCTAAAGATCATTAACCCATAAGATTTTAAGTGTGCTCAAATGTGCGCTATGCAGCTTTGTGTTTGACTTGAGCTCATCAAGTGCTAAGTGAATCATTTTGGAGTGCTTGTCATGTGACTATGCCAAGATATATGGCTTCTCCAAAATGGCACTATCAGGTAtgcaaaagcttattttttgccatgaaaGCTCATGCTTCAAATatgtgtcaaatattacacctCAACTCTTCTTACTATATTTCTTGGTtgaattcatagaaaacaagctCAGGAAATACTGCTATGTTTAGGCTTAACGTTGCTTTGGAAAGCCTCATGTCGTtctgctgctgcaaaaatgctaataagacGCTCAAATGTTATGGTGTTGCCCTCATTCAAGACAGATGCCAGTTTAATGTGTTGAAATCATGGAATATTTGCAAACACAAAGTGATCTCTCAAAGCCATAAtaatagtttaaaaaacaaacatttattcTTATGGTGAGTGCAAATCAAAAAGAAAATGCGTGAGCTAATTGCTATTTGGACAGATTTTGAAGTTTTGCTGAACATGAATAATCCCATACAGGCCAGAATCTGACGTCCAGTTGAACGACCCCAACGTGCATTTGTGGCGCATGTAAAAGAACATCACGCATAATTAACATACAATAGGGAAAATAAGTATTGATCCTCTGCTGATGTTGTATGTTGCCCCCATTACAAGGATATCGGCATCCATCAATCAAGGGTCTTCATCTAATCCCAAAAGGGGGGCTGTGAGACTGATGATAGATCTTTCTGTGACGTGTTTGATTTCAAGAGTTTACTTGGAATACAACATGTTGACCAACAAACACCAACGTGGGTGCTCAGCAGTCAAGAGAACCCGACCCAGCGAGGACTGCGGAGTTCATTGATTCGTGACTTTGACTTTGCTCCTGCAGCCTCTTAGACAAAAGAAGATCAACATCTGCATGACTCCATCATAGTTCCTGTTTCCCATTGCTGGCTCTGTTCCCCTCCAAATCCACCTTCTTACTCTcagtcttctttttcttggtcTTCTTGGCGTTCGCGTCGTTCTGCTGCTCGTGTTTGCCGTTGTCCTTGCTGGCAGCCTTCCCTGGGAATACCTGTCCTTCTACCGTGACCTCCAAGCATCGCTCTTGGGTCAGCAGGAAGTCTTTCACTTCCCAAGCTAAGCTTCCATCCCGTAGCATGAAGATCACCCTGTTGGAGCCAACCACAAACCTGCAGGGTGACACGGAAAGAAGCTTTGAAACAGTAATCATGCGAGAACAACAGAATAAACTAGAAATTTAGCTGGAAAGGGTCATGAGGGGCCTCATTATACACACCACTCGCCAATTAGTGGACATAAAGTgagaaaaataagtatttgaggATCAGTATGATGTTGTATGTTTACCCCCTTACACAGATAAATGAACAGTATGACATTTTTAGGGTATTTTtaattgcaaaaaaagaaaatccagaaaataactttaaataaataatacatttgtatttgactgacgtaagtatttgatcccccgcaaaccagcaagcattctgacccccacaccatgacacacacaaatgagtccTGCCCCTTTAAGAAAGAACTCCTGATCTTAACTCTTTTCCCACAAATAGTTGTGGCGCTGTTCGCCCTCACTCATAAATACATTATAGAGCACCTGATGTAGCAGGAAGGGGTCAGTGTTGCCAGCTTAGCgactttgttgctatatttacaGAGTATTCAGGCTCATCAAGGTActcttttttccaaaaaagcgactgaagagacttttggagagTCTTGAATGAAAGCACGTATTCCTCGTGTCAGCAAGCAGTGGGTGCTGTTGggagcccctcccccatctaaaagcatgTCTTTGtgacattgaaaaaaacaaaacaaaaacaaacttcatctgacaagacaaaagaagCTTTGTGAGCTCACGTCTACTATCCTAAGCATTATGTTCAGCTGTCAGTCATACACAGCAGAGTTCAGTTAGTATGTCAAACAAAGTTGAAGTTCTACACTTGGATTCCACTGGGATGGCGTAGATTGGAAACAAAATGATTACAGACATTGTTTAGAATACCTTTGAATGTCATAGTTGGCATTGAAAAGGCTGCCCTGCCACAGGCCTGTTATCTCCTCTGTCTCCTTCTCTGTGGGGTCTCCCGACACCGTGGCAAACACCATGAGGGTGCGGCCCTTCTTGGACATCTTCAGCAGTTCTTCAGGTTTGGACGCGTCCACCTTGGAGAAGTCAATGGGAGGAGGAGACCTGCGGTGCTCCGGAAGGTCTCCCTCCTCAATGTCGTCATCCTTCTGTGAAGACATCACAAGATCCACCATGAGTCCACACGAGGAGGAAGTCAAAGGTGTCTCCAACACACTGCATTTGATATTCTGCATGAACTGTGGCCACAATTAAATACTAACAGTCAAACAAAtaatcaattacagtaaatggcaaaaaagagaaaatctTAAAAGATGAACTGATatcaatattcattcattttctataatgAGGTGTCCTCATGAGGGTCACTGCCGAGCGGGAGCCCAGTCGTATCAGTATTGGATCGATACTAGTGCGATAAGatggatatttttcagttaaGTTCTACGTTTATTTTCACATGAgtgctttttgttgtgttgttgatttagcattgtatttgtatttgtatttttgtactttatttatcccacagcagggaaattcacttgttacagcagcaagcaagatacgcaagtaaagagtacagtgtaaagaatgcatattgactacaacatggttcaggtggtgtcTTGTacaatgttatatattgttttatatatgtatttatatattattacattttgcGATTGGCCGGCAACCAGTCCACAGTGttgattcaatttttttttttgcctaaaatctctatcctgtgttttatttgtgatcATAATCATATGAAATTAGTGGGAAAAAATTATTCAATGATCAGTATCGACAATTCCAGTGTTtcccattcatttatttatttatttatttatttttacacgtggcactgccttttttttaatgtttagtgCTACTCCTTTTCTCTTAAGATTTGGCGcgccatgtttttctttttccttttagatttggcactaccgATTCACCCACGctcaaacacattataatgggatgTCTGTGTAGCTTGTTGTCACAACTGCGTACATTAGATGGCATCGTacctctgcttcttaacacacctatTCGCATAATACAACTGACTTGATATATTAGATGTACATTAACCGTTAAAATCAGCGTACACTTACATGTTTGTTTAAGTCAATGTGCATGCACATGCAGCAGCCAACCCCCGtgagtcaataacttcatgttgtgttgttaaatatggtttaaaaatacAATGTAACATTGTACATTTCTAGTGACACAAACGAGTCAGCCACAGATAGatcgcagtcctgtgggaaacactgactaCTCCACCTAATTAATGACAGTATTGAATTGCATGAGATGAATGGATTTTTGGGACAGAACCACAATGCAAAAATTGGTGCACTCAGGAAagagtacacagtgtacacagtattaAGTGTACCGagcacacagtgtacacagtatacttatttaAGTGTACTGACAGAAGTACAGTATTCCATTTGGGACACAGGCACAGCCGGCGCATGCTAATAAACATTATAACCGGAGCAAGTATGGAGGTCTAAACATATTCGATTGTTCCCAGTGTTTAGGTCAAGACGTTTACATTTTCCACACTTACACTGCGTGTTCATTCGTgggtacatgtacagtaattaCGGCTAggctaacaagaaaaaaatgaacggAGTACCTCCCATTCTTCAAGGAGTCGCGCCATGTCTGCGTCATTGTAGTCTCTGAtatccttcttcttcttgggcTTCTCTTTGTCGTCGATCGCTGCAGAACAAAGCAGAAAAGTACAAAAGAGGAGCACAACACACTGCCACCGAAAGTCAGGCGCCATGTTTACAGATGGTAcgatctgattggctgaaggCCTTGCCGGTCACGAGACCTTTTGCCGGAAAAATACACCGGATGCCAACGAATCCTGGGTGGGGGACTTTCAAAAGAAAATACGCCGTTTCCTTCAGTTAGATGATTCCGCCCTAATCAGAGGTGTCCAAGGTGCGGCTGGTCTTTTTTATTGACCCTGAGCACATTGTAAACATAAAAGTAATTGATtgttaatgaaatatattattagatgtTGTACTAATTTGTTCTGTCGGTgaaaacacaaagctaagatgtggacgGACGTTTTCTGCAGATAGCTTAGCAAATGTTGAATCACACCTGGTTGCCtttaatatacaaaatgtaagaaAGTGGTCCCCCATCTTTCAATTTTATGGATGCCAACATAGTTTACCATTTTTATAAATGTcattatttgaaaaacaaaataaattcataaaataattatataattaaacaaataatcaataataaataaatacaattatattattgatacaataaataatttttattatatataatgactCTGGTGGAAAGACCCCGCAGACCCAATGTCACCTGCAGTattgatgtttgttttattaCCAACCAAACAGGAACCACAACAAACTTACAAGTagacactagatggcagtaaaaGTACATTCTCTGAACACATTGTCAAATTATTAAGCGTTATATAGCATGCAGTAGCGGAAAAGATTTATTTCTATAATTAATATAcaggaaatttacgagaaactATGTAAACAGGAGGGCAACGGGAAAAAGAAGGGGAAAATACGGGAGTTTCACGAGGGAAACAGGAGGGTTGAAAGTGCAAAGCAAGCAGGTTGTGAAAAACTAACATTTCAGATAATAAAATTGCATTTCTGGAAACACATAAAAAAGGTGAAACAACTTAGAATCACACAAACCGAAAAGggaatacagcaatccctcgtttacggTGGTGAACTGGTTCCAgtcccgactgtgataagtgaacgaccacaaagtagaattccttcttcataaatggaatgttttcctagttagagcatagaaaacccgtttacggccttctaaatatgctttttaacattattagagccctgtagaaatgaaacaacacccctatacagtagttacctttacacttctattaccaatatacagtacagtagttaaCATAATACGATaaagtaagacataaataagacttgtgctcgtgtgttgctgtaaatgtgttccaacgttggacaggaagtgacgtcggggtttatagagttgcgttttagcttggcaACAGTGCTGCAACAGTGACACACAACTGTCAGCGCCAGCGCTCCAGGGAGtagtgtgcctgttgtgagatcattcaaacatgcaccgaacaatacaataacattactgacacctagcgaccagtgtagaatactacatatgataaCGCCTGTGTGTCTTCTGAAGtgccttatacttgtatttttttactttatttagccaatttcatgcttgaaaatgctaacgTCAGGCAACAAAAAgtgaaatttgcttaaatatgcacatttgacTAAtactaaacagcatgatttatttatattatttatttatttgacacgCAAAGAATTACTCTCACACAAAACGTGATTAacacaaaatgtacacattaatgaatgcattttttcccctccacgttcaaataaaaacaccatAAGAATGATGTGCTGCTCTTATCTTTGTAAGTGAGTAAACTTAGGGATCAAATGCTTATTTCCCccattgtacagtatactgtatcatGAGTAGGATGGAGTTTGTGGCTATCAGGAAGCGGTATAAGGAATAATGATAGAAGGTATATGttcatatatacatttataacgTGCATGTGAGTGTTGACATCTTCCTGGACTTTGTGTTGCTGTATCTCCTGAGAGCAAGTCCATTGTTCCCAAGGAGAATATTCTGGCCAACGACGCCAAGGCTTGGAGAGGTCACAGTTCAGCTCTGCTCACGTAAACTGTCAAGCTGTTTCCGCTCGGGCCGACTCCGCCCGATGGCAGCCAGCCGTGCACACTCATCACCGGGATTtttcatactgtacataacattCCTGAGGTTTGCGTCATCATTCTGTTGTACAAAACATGTACGCTTTACAACGGTTGTAAGTGCTTTTAATTCCTCTGCTGCAATGTATTTCAGTGTTTTGTGTGAGAAgcaactttttctgtttttgtcagTGCAATCTGGTGTTtaaaatatacatgtatatgtatatcatttaaaaaatatataaatatatctcTATAGGTATaaaatccctcgccactttgcgctttgaatttcgccGCTTCagtctatcatggtttttcaaaaacatatgaattaataattcattttatggttgaatacagcctattattagtaaaaaaaaatatgcatatctaagcaaataacatttttttttttgcttaaatgtagcatattcaagcataaaatcTATGGCTAAAtgaggtaaaatacaaatataagccattgaaagatgatacagtatgtacttgtagtattctacactggccactaggtgtcaggaatgttactgcaatgtttgctgagacacacaagcaccagacttgatcaccggaacaacaggcttttattgcaggtttgaatgatctcacaacaggcacaataatccctaaccgctactgttgcggccgtaacctacgcctagctaaaactcaaccttGAACGCCCGAAGTCACATCCTGcccgccccccactcagctcccatagtactgaaacacatttacagcaacacacatgagcatgagtctcatttatgtcttatatgtcttattttctcttattatgtctactatattgggtaataggagtgtgaaatcactttaggggtgttagttcatgcctagaaggctctaataataataaaaaaaaacgtatttagaaggacgtaaacaggctttctatgctctaactacaaaaatattcaatttgtaaATAAAGGATCCTATTTTGCAGACATTTAATCCTCAAGggagccatttgcagcctgtggctgtttttgtattgaataaagtcagaatattaaaagaaaacagttgtaatctaacaagaaaaatgtgtcattttacgagaacatcTAACATCatgttagtagcataaagttaaagtgtttttttaaaaagacgttTTCCTtgaagtagtaatattatgaacaaaacaaaacccacaaataaagctatcattttttaaaaacttaggttgcagaaaaagttacgagaataaagaaaaaatataatgcgaataatgtcataattatgaaaagaaaacgtAAATgtaaagaaagttgtaatagttggaaaattaaaaaaaaaacagcagaaatgaaaaaacagcagcaattttaacaacaataaagtcaaaatattatgaggaaaaaagtcatactctaacaagaaaaaacttcattactattttttttttactatttacatatatttactatctatattttgactatttttattactattatgaggaataattatgtcatgttagtagcatagagtttaaatgttacatttttttttttaaacttgtaatataagaaacaaacaaaacaaaataaagttgtattttttaaattaattaatttaaattggGTTGgcaaaaaagttctaatattttgggaataaagccataatattatgagaataaagccataacataacaaatagataatttacaaagattatttaagaagaaagtttaaatatatttaagaaaaaaaaagtaaacagcaaaggcctttgcatcctttcatttttcagtatgtggcccctgGCCG
The sequence above is a segment of the Dunckerocampus dactyliophorus isolate RoL2022-P2 chromosome 3, RoL_Ddac_1.1, whole genome shotgun sequence genome. Coding sequences within it:
- the tlnrd1 gene encoding talin rod domain-containing protein 1 translates to MASGGSGKSAGEGSTGTPGGSLQQRKRLSSVCDACKAKMQLVADLLLLSSETRPVMTSEGVALADTFDQCRDTVIARTKELSILTHDIQSQLNMGRFTEVGDRLSEMADLVVSLTECSAHAAYLAAVETAGSQPCSPGLVDRYKVTRCRHEVEQSCGVLRATSLPDLTPQLLLELSQNISTNLKTLTDISSLASERSRDRFAKEQFKLSVKSMSTSGTAFLACVKEIKTQPGELTRNRCVLFSAALVHAVNALVGFATEPQFLGRAASISTEGKGVQTAVLGGAMSVVSACVLLTQGLRDVAQHPESSSKMADYRERLRNSACAISDGCTLLTQALRERSSPRTLPPVNSHSVN
- the mesd gene encoding LRP chaperone MESD — translated: MAPDFRWQCVVLLFCTFLLCSAAIDDKEKPKKKKDIRDYNDADMARLLEEWEKDDDIEEGDLPEHRRSPPPIDFSKVDASKPEELLKMSKKGRTLMVFATVSGDPTEKETEEITGLWQGSLFNANYDIQRFVVGSNRVIFMLRDGSLAWEVKDFLLTQERCLEVTVEGQVFPGKAASKDNGKHEQQNDANAKKTKKKKTESKKVDLEGNRASNGKQEL